In Setaria italica strain Yugu1 chromosome I, Setaria_italica_v2.0, whole genome shotgun sequence, the genomic window AAGAGTCTGCCGGTTTCGCCTATGCCTCCACCAGAACAGCAATCCAACGGCAAGGAAGAGGAGGCTGATGCAGCCAGTTGCAGTACCAAATGCAATTGCAACTTTGTGGCTCTTAGCTTTCGCAGGCATCACAGTACCTTTAGATAAAGTTGTCATTATACCAATTGCTATCTACAAAATTAATGTTAATTTTTATTTGAAGCTTTGTGCTAATTGAGCATGAGCACTAGTATAACCCTTAACACGATTGGGCATCAGCTAACTTAACCGATGACCTATTTGACGTACATACTGCTAATCACTGCTGAACATGGTACAGAACTGACTAACTCTGCATACCCTGTGTATTATTCAGGCTGTAAGACATTGGCATCGGTAAAGATCCGTAACAATCTTGTTCCGTAGTTGCTGCACAAATCAGTGGATTCCCTACAATGCTGCAAGAGAAGGGTATGAATATTTTATTTTCTGATAATTCAAAGTTTGATGATAAGTACGTTTCAGTGGTACTTTTGGTCAAAAATAAACAATAGAAGGGTATAGCCTTACTTGTATGTCCTTGTCAGGGACCCTGGGATTGGACCGCTTAGATTATTGTAGGACAGATCCCTGAAAAAATGCCAGTTAACGGTGATCACCACACAGCCAACAGAGGACACATATCACAGAACAGCAAAACAATGTAATGAGTACTCACAAGAAAATAAGGTGTGATAAATTAGCTGCCGATGACGGGAAGGCACCGGATAGTGTGTTGTTGTTAAGCCTCCTAATGACAGCACAATGTTGAGTAATTAAACAAAAGGAATAGATACGGGATGCCTCCTGAGGACAACAGGCCATGAATAGAAAAACTCCAGAATAGCATTCATGACAAGTACAGTGGAACAGAAATTCAACTGTTCAAAGCTATAGTACAGTGGGGCAAAATTGCACTCACAGATACTGAAGGCTTTCAAGGTGGCCCACTGAGCTTGGGATTTCACCAGAGAAGTGGTTGCTGGAGAGATCAAGCGTCTTGAGTTTTGTTAGCTTGCCAATCTCTGCCGGGATTAACCCGTTTATGTTGTTGTTCTGCAGAAGACTATAAACAATACAGAGAGAACAAAAATGAGATCTCTTCCTTCCCACAAGAAACATAGCAAAGATTGATAAGGctaatcatgaaaaaaaaattacactGTCTCAAGGTTGGTCAAATTCCCTATGCTTGGGGAGAGAATGCCAGAAAGATTCTGGCTTGGTGCTTCCCTACCAAATGAAAACAGCCACGGAAACGGTAAGATACAGAGGAAACATTGATTGAGCTGATACATAAAAGAATGGGAGGTGACTTGCTTACAGGCCCGTGACAAGGTTCTCCGGAGAGCAAGTGACCATGGTCCAGCTGCAAGGATCCACAGAGTCTTGGTCCCAGTTCTTCAGCACGCCATGAGGATCCTTGAGGTAGTTCTTGATCATCATGAGAGCTTGAACTGCAAAGGAAACAGAGATTGTCACTACACAAATGCGGCAAAAAGGAGGGGAGGGAACAAAGAGCCAATAACAGAGTTCTTTAATCTGAGAGTATCACAAAGGTGACTGCAAGCACTATTGCAGGAGAATGGAGAACAAACACAAAAGAACCAAGATGTCTCTTGATTTGGGGAGGGAATGGACCTTCATAGTTTACGCCCTTGGGGGAGAGGAGGCCACTTGCCGGCCCGCAAGCGGAGACGAACAAGAGCAGCACCAGGGAGGAAGCAACAAGAACCATCCCCATTGCCAAGGCAGCGCAAGCCCAGGGCCTCCTCGGCAACAGGTTCAGGAGCTTCTTCCGTGTTCAAACATGTAAGCGAGCAAGGGTGAGGCCAAGGCGAGGAAGAAGCATGAGGCAGCCTGGCTTCCCACAGAACCAAATTGCCAGTGGCAGTGGAAGGGATGCCGGATGCCTCTGCTCTGAGCCTCTGAGGACCTGTCAGTAGTAGCAAGCAGATGACACAAAAGAAGATGCCTGTGTTCTGGCTGCAAGCAAGCAGAAGCACAAAAGGAGGGGCGAGGGGGAACAGACATGCCTGCCACCTGAGCCTGCTTGGGATAGAAAATTGCAGCAAAGGAGGCAAGAAAattcctcctcctcaccctccCCTTTGTGTTCTTGGGGCCTGTGAAGAATGGAACCAGGTTATGAAAAACAGTGACGGTGTGTTTGTTAACTTAAGGTGGCTAGGCTAATCTAGTCCAAAGTTGACAGATTATTATTGATCCCACTCAAGAAAGACATCTGCTTTATTGGAGTGTGGGTGTGTTGCAGTGGAGTGAGACTGTGACAGGTCACAACAGCGCCTTTGAACTGATTGGGGATTCTTGCAACAAAAGAATTCTCCAAAGCATGGGCAGTTGGACGACAATTAGCTGGGGAAGTGTGTGAGTGAGAATACTGGTGGGAGCGATAAACAAACGGAGCAGCAAAAGTATCTTTAGTAGGAGGAAGGGGGGACTAGGGGTGGGAGGATGATGACAGGGAGGAAGTGCCTCTCACCTGACCTGAAGTGGAGGCGTTGGGGGGATGTGGACAAGGGAATTTTGGTCCTCTTGCAGCGTGGATGGAGAATCAAGAAAAGAACCAACTAAAGCAAATGCAATCTTGGTCACGAGAAGGAAAATTACTACTGCTATCTTTCTGCTGTCTATGTAGCAGGTTAACAGTAGCCTAGGTTATTGCCACGTCAGTTTGCATCACTTCAGGTGGCATAAGAAAAATAGCATGCAAATGCTTACACACATATACCTCCAAAATTCCAAGTATATGCATATAAAAAGTtccaagaaaaataaaaagagagatTTTAGTGAGCTTCTCTTTTTATACGAGCTATGATCAGAGGGTCATCCGTGCCTTCCTGTGTCATGTGATGGCACTTGTTTAGAGGTAGCTGTGCATGTAGAGTGGTGTTTAAGGAAGGGAAACCACAGGTTTAGGTGCTGTTTACTTGTTTAGGAGGGAGATTGTTATCAGTCCGATGATGCTCCAGGAGGCCATCAACCTTGTTTCCCTGTTTGATCTGCAAACGAGAAGGGATGGGGCAGATCAGAAGGGCATGCTCCTCTTGTCCTTGGGCCTGAAATCATTGCGAGGCTACCTTGCATGAAAGACGTGACCTCTCTTTTCAGTGAAATGAGGGGTGCTTTGCTGCCTCTGCCTTTGCCTGTCCCCTCTTcgcttttctccttttttttcctctgcTGCGCCCGCCCCTCGCTTTGTGTCATTGcgtgtgtggtgtggtgtgtgtggAAGAGCGAAAGGCAACGCCGTGCCAATTGCCCCAGCCACACCGTACAGGTCTGGTAGAAAAAGAGGGAGATGAGATCGAAGCGTATATGAGGtccaagggaaaaaaaatagagaagtcAGGTTTGTCAGTGTAGACATCGATCATGGCTTGGGCTTGCTCCCTTGAAAAATGAAAACCTGATGTTTTCTAGCAGAGCTGAGAGTGCCTGGTAAAGCTCCAAGCATGGGGGCGTCAGGCGTGTATCATGATGTTGCTTCAGTTGCCCAAATCTCAACTTCATGTCCAAGCCTGCATCATTGGCCTGGTTAGGTTCCTAAGGACGAGCTTCAGGTATCCCTTTTGCAACCGTGCGTGTAAGTTGTGTGTCGTCGTGGCCTGAATGATGACACTTATTAGTTGCAAAGAAGACGGTTAACGCAAGAAATCttggatgtcaagaaacacaaaTGACCAGGGAGTCCAAGACCAAGACCCAACAGAATCAAATGCCATGCGTACGCAGGGCGCAGAGCCACACAGTGCCATGCATGCCAGGGTAGACCAGTACAGTACAAGAGCTGTGCATCACTGCTCATAGTGAACCATTACAAGTATATCATGCGCCTTGTATGCTGGGATTGACCAGGTGATCTCAGCCCCTCAAGTATGGTGACCAGGCAGGTCATCAACAAAAAGGCTCTGATCTGATGCACGCCATCCTCCAGTCCTCCGGTATCTTTGACCAGCAAGGTGAAAAAATTGTACGGCGAAAGCTTTATCACTCGAGTGAAATTGTGGCATAACCCGAggtctatttctttttttcttttcctctgaAATAGGTTTGCCTTCATGTTCTCTAAGTTTATAACGGTAAGATGTTTGTGTCGCCTGGCAAGTGAATCACATAAACTGTCGCAAGGTAGAGGCCATTTGCCATTGGATCTTTTGCTTGTCCTGGTTTGTGGCATGGTTATCCCAAGAGAATCTCTACATTCCACAAGCTTGGCCACGCATTAGAATCCTACTAAACCCCGACCCACTCCTTTGCTTGCCCGGGATTGGAAAGGGTGGTTGGCGGCAGCTCGAGAGCTGTGCCTGAATCTCTCTCCCCAATTCGGCTCCCCATGGCCAAAATCCTCGTCCACAAACAAGAATGCTTGGTTAGGTGACACACTCCCAGAGAGACTGATGCGTGACACTGACAAATCACAACAGTTGCAACAACAGAAATTCCGGGCCAAACTTTTGTCGTGTGTTTGCCACAACCTTCCGAACAGAAGCGCCATGAAACAAAGATCCAGATGAAGTCCCAAAAGATCAGTACCAGTGCAAAAACCGGAGCTGTTTCCCTGCGTACCCGCAAACAGCTCTGAATCCTGAGGAATCAGTGGCCGACTGCAGTGCTGTACGGCTGCTCTCTATCATTCCTACACTCTTTCAATGGCTCCAAACGCCCGAGGTCACGAAAATGGGCCATCCCAGCTCTCAGACAATCGAAAGGATGTTCAATGATTTCTACCCCTAGTGGGCAGAAACTATTCCTGATCAGTGATCAAAGTGCTCAGATGCCGTGACACTTTCAAACATTATAGGCAGATTTTAGAGACAAGTCATCAACACAACACCTGAAACAAGAGGCACGCACGAGCTACCAAGATCTGGCAGTTTCACAGGAAACAAGATAATCTGCTCATCCAAATCATCATAATTGGCTAATTTTATCTAATCATTGTACGACCAACAAGGGTAGTCCATAATACATAGGCGAGCAACTTATAGTGCTCCAGCTACCCTGGAAAACATATTGGTGCAGTTCACACAAGTAGGGCAGGCTGTCAGGATCATGCTGCATACTACGCCAAGAAGTCGCCTGATTCTCAGATACTGCTGTCCTGGAATTGTTCTCAGAACATTGCGGATGTAGCCTCGGCAACTTCCGTTACAACCTGGTCATAGTCTGACTTCAGTTTCTCCTTCACCTCTTCACTGAGCTCCCCCTTGGTTGGTTTGGTCTGAACCAAGACGCAACAAGTAGGTCTCTTGGTGGTTCCCGCGGTCGCAAGATCCTGCAGAGGGGCAACCACAAGAAGTCAATAAATCTCAAGACCATGTCTTCTATCTTAAACATCCAGTCCAAAATCACAAACTGACATATACACAAATTACAAACTCAGCATGGCTTGTTTCTCCATGTCACTATTTTGTCTACTGGTAATCTTCACATATGCTGGAGATTATGACAAATTTTGCTGATGGGGAAGGGAAAATTTAAGGTAAGGTGTTTATTATTTACATCACTAGTGAAACCAACcaagaaaagaaatgataaCTTCCATGTCTTCTCATAATTAATTTAGAATAATTATATCAAATGACAAGACTACAGGTGGTGCTACTTGGTAGCATATGACCACAGACAGAAAAACGACTCAGTACACCTACcaggaagatgacataatttcCACTTAAAGTTCAAGAAATTTGTGTGTGTTGGTCACCTGATAACCAATTTTTAGCATTATTTGATTACATGGGCAGGCAGTAGTGACTGTCCTCTCATAATACCTTACATGGCAGTTAAGAGATTTTTTCAAACCATAACATTGCAGAATAATCAAGCCTAAAAACATGGAAAATGAGAACCCACCTCTTTCGACGGAACATATATGTAAGGAACATTAGCTTCCTCACAAAGTATTGGAACATGTGTAATCACATCAATAGGAGAAATATTTCCAGCGATCACACAAAGCCTGCACAAAGCAAAGTAACAGATTTAAATGATGTAGTGCAAGTTAAGCCAAGAACTGCTCAAAACCTTGAAGTGCAGCACATTTATATAATCAAGTTCCCCGCAAAAATTGTACAATTTCATCACAATATATGTTTGATTATCATGTATGTTCTCCATGTGGATAACCAAGTCAAATGAATCAGAATGGAAGGTAGTGTTATCACTTATTGTTTGATTAAAGAGTAAAATATCATTATGGAAGGCCGATAAGACATGGTACATAATACTAGTACCATTTTGTAAGAAACGATACATAAGTGAGAATCATTTACCCTTTATTGATTGGGCACAGTATCAAGGAATCACAGAAATATTAAACCTACATGTTGCATCGGCTAATAGCGATTTGCATTATTACCCAATTAGGCAATTATTACAAGTTCACAAAGCACTGAACAGGAAGAGAAAAGGATTGAGATTAGGTACTAACCCTTTGTTCCCACGGCGGATGCTCTTGACCACCTCTTTGACTCCCCGCTTCAGGCACTTGGCCTCCGACGCTGCAAATTCGCCCCAAGAACCGAATCACGACCGGATGGGAAGAAACCCTGAACCGAAAGGGGCAAATACAGAATCGAATTGGGCGGAGAAGGAAGTCCCACGAACCTCGGCGCACGAGCTTCAGGGTCCGCTTGCAGAGCTTCTTGCCGGCGAGGGGCTTCGCGATGGGCGCTAGCGCCAGTggggtcttcttcttctccgtctcCGTGTCGCTCCCCatcgcctctgccgccgccgccgccgccttcgactTGTTGCTTCGCGGGTTTAGTTGGTTCTGGAGTTAGGGTTTTAGGAGGCGCAAAGCCGCTCGCTATAAATTGCCAGGTCACTGGTGCGTGGGACCCACCTGCATTTGGTCCACCTGTCTGAAAGGCtttgggcctgtttggcaaccacctattaaagtttaacacccgtcacatcggatgtttggatgctaattaggagtattaaatataggctaattataaaactaattgcacagatggagtataattcgcgagacgaatctattaagcctaattagtccatgatttgacaatgtggtgctacagtaaccatttgctaatgatggattaattaggcttaatagatttatctcgcgaattaacacagggttctgcaattagttttataattagctcatgtttagttctcctaattagcatccgaacatccgatgtgacactgttaaaatttaacacctcgtatccaaacaccccctttgcAAGAAAGGAAGCCCAACAAGTTCCACCAGGCAACAGCCAAGGCCCAAACCCTACTACCCACCCCGGAGCTACAGCAGCTACCACCGAGAACtaccctcgccggcggcgccgcagcCGGGGGTTGCTCACGGACGGAGATTAATACGGCGGCGCCCGTTTGCCTGCCTTTTCCTCCTTAGGCTTGGGTACAAATCTGTTGCCATGGGGAAATCCAAAGGTGCGGCCTTTTCTCCTCTCTGAATCCCATCGCTTCCTGGTTGGATTAGATTGAATTGGGTAGGGAAAGTGAGAGTTTGCTCTTTTGTAGACAAGAAGGCTTCGCGGGAAGCGAAGGAGGACAGGAAATTGGTGCTTGGGGTGAAGAAGCAGCAGCTAAAGAGGAAGAAGGACAGAGTCTTGGAACGCGCCGTCGACAGCGAACCCGCTGCCGAGCATGGCCTCGCGGAAGGTAATGGTATTGATGGCTTCTTTACCTTTCCTCCCATTTCGGTTTTAGTTGTGTTTCAGAACCATTAGTTTTAACCTAGATCAGTTATTTGAGCTCAAAAATGCCACTTTAGTTGCCCTGCAAAGAGGAAGCGATGATGTATTGGCAGCGAGCAGCTCGAGTAAGAATGAGAAAGGCAATTAGCCAGAGTGGATGCTGATTttgtacaagaaaaatattgcTGTTAGAGTTCATGGAAGAATGATTATTCTTTTGTTCAAGATATATCTCATTGCTTTATGATCAATGTGATGCATTAACTGATTGATGGATTTCTTTGCCACACTTTATGATCAAACCTATCACCAGCATCTTGTGTGCCTGAAACAGCTAGTGAAAACCATCTCGTGCTCTGTACTTCTATTGATTTCATTATATCTATATCTTAAGTTGGTCACTATGCCCTGGGTACATATATCAAATTTCTTCTTGTTGAAGTATCTAAGAGAGCTACAGTTGTATAAAATAATGTTCCCCACCTTCATATTTGAATGTCAGATAAAGAATTGGCACGGGGAAAGAAAATTGCATTGCtgaagcagaagaagaaaactaAGCATGCCAAAGTAAAGAGCAGCCATGCCAGGGATGATGGTGTTGTGGAATTACTGTCAGACAGTAAAGATGATGCAACGCCtaagctgaagaagaagaagagcaaaaaGAAGCTAATTGAAAGTAGCAGCCCTGTCAAGGTATATGAGAGTTCAGTTGTTAGTGACGATGCTGGAGCACCcaagctgaagaagaagaaaaggaaggtaAAAGCAGGGAAGAGCTCTGCTGGGATTAGTGACGCAGAAGAAATTCTGCACGAGAATCAAGATGAAGAAACCCAAAGTGGTAAGATTTTTCACTGGTGCTGAATGTTTTCCTTAACAAATTGATGGCTTTGatcttttctcatttttcttaaAATGGTTTGTGTAGTGAGTTCGTGCAACAACCAGTTGGTATCCTATATTATGTCCTTATTATATATTAGTTCATCCATTTCATTTTGCCTAATAGCTGTATGCATATATTTATGCAGCCGATATCAACCAACTTGCAGCACAGAGTGAAAATATGGATAATGAGGGCCCTGCTAAATCTAAGAGGGGAAAGAAAAGTAAGGCTAGTAAGTAGTAGGGCTTTATATCTGTCTCCTAATCAAAGTTGTTCTGTAGTTATATGTGTTTCATAAATATTTATACTTTCTGTGTCCATGCACTGACTGCAGAGGAAGTTCGGTCTGGGAAAGCCAAGAAGACAGATAAGCATGCATCAAGCAAAGAGAATAACCTGGAGAGGCATGTTGAAGTTGGTACTGCA contains:
- the LOC101784496 gene encoding H/ACA ribonucleoprotein complex subunit 2-like protein produces the protein MGSDTETEKKKTPLALAPIAKPLAGKKLCKRTLKLVRRASEAKCLKRGVKEVVKSIRRGNKGLCVIAGNISPIDVITHVPILCEEANVPYIYVPSKEDLATAGTTKRPTCCVLVQTKPTKGELSEEVKEKLKSDYDQVVTEVAEATSAMF
- the LOC101784899 gene encoding calponin homology domain-containing protein DDB_G0272472 isoform X1 yields the protein MGKSKDKKASREAKEDRKLVLGVKKQQLKRKKDRVLERAVDSEPAAEHGLAEDKELARGKKIALLKQKKKTKHAKVKSSHARDDGVVELLSDSKDDATPKLKKKKSKKKLIESSSPVKVYESSVVSDDAGAPKLKKKKRKVKAGKSSAGISDAEEILHENQDEETQSADINQLAAQSENMDNEGPAKSKRGKKSKAKEVRSGKAKKTDKHASSKENNLERHVEVGTANANEIPSVDEDSSRGMKKWILEYKQNRPGLKVLQERIDEFIVAHEEQQEKERKEREARAAEDGWTVVVHHKGRKKTTDTETGTAVGSVSLVAMQEKMAKKKPKEVDANFYRFQKREAHLSELAMLQSKFEQDKKRIQELRAQRKFKPY
- the LOC101784899 gene encoding calponin homology domain-containing protein DDB_G0272472 isoform X2, translated to MGKSKDKKASREAKEDRKLVLGVKKQQLKRKKDRVLERAVDSEPAAEHGLAEDKELARGKKIALLKQKKKTKHAKVKSSHARDDGVVELLSDSKDDATPKLKKKKSKKKLIESSSPVKVYESSVVSDDAGAPKLKKKKRKVKAGKSSAGISDAEEILHENQDEETQSADINQLAAQSENMDNEGPAKSKRGKKKEVRSGKAKKTDKHASSKENNLERHVEVGTANANEIPSVDEDSSRGMKKWILEYKQNRPGLKVLQERIDEFIVAHEEQQEKERKEREARAAEDGWTVVVHHKGRKKTTDTETGTAVGSVSLVAMQEKMAKKKPKEVDANFYRFQKREAHLSELAMLQSKFEQDKKRIQELRAQRKFKPY